Proteins encoded together in one Verrucomicrobiota bacterium window:
- the pgl gene encoding 6-phosphogluconolactonase, with protein MRSDVSGGSDLPVCPLLNLPPMGDHLIQRFDSASALAAGVAGLWIERLACRHASAPVFTVALPGGRIARDLFGSTARIAAERGVSLRDVAFFWGDERCVAPEDRESNFRAAHEGLLAPMRVPAARIHRIRGELQPEVAARDAAAELVRLAPAGAAGRPALDLVFLGMGEDGHVASLFPGESDAVMDSAAIYRAVTASKPPPRRITLGYGVLAAAREVWVLASGPGKEAALRESLQPEGTTPLARLIRLRERTAVFTDIA; from the coding sequence GTGAGATCCGACGTGTCCGGCGGGTCCGACCTGCCCGTCTGCCCCCTGCTGAACCTGCCGCCAATGGGCGACCACCTGATCCAACGATTTGATTCGGCCTCCGCGCTCGCCGCAGGAGTCGCCGGGCTCTGGATCGAGCGCCTCGCGTGCCGCCACGCCTCGGCGCCCGTGTTCACCGTGGCCCTCCCGGGAGGGCGCATCGCGCGCGACTTGTTCGGCTCCACAGCCCGAATCGCCGCCGAGCGCGGGGTGAGCCTGCGGGACGTGGCGTTCTTCTGGGGCGACGAGCGCTGCGTGGCGCCGGAGGATCGCGAGAGCAACTTTCGGGCGGCTCACGAGGGGTTGCTCGCGCCGATGCGCGTTCCCGCTGCGCGCATACACCGCATTCGCGGCGAGTTGCAGCCGGAGGTCGCCGCGCGGGACGCCGCGGCTGAGCTGGTTCGCCTCGCGCCGGCAGGTGCAGCAGGCAGGCCCGCGCTCGATCTGGTGTTTCTCGGCATGGGTGAGGACGGGCACGTCGCGTCGCTCTTCCCCGGCGAGAGCGACGCGGTGATGGACTCCGCGGCAATCTACCGGGCCGTGACCGCGAGCAAGCCGCCGCCGCGCCGCATCACGCTCGGTTACGGGGTCCTCGCCGCTGCGCGCGAAGTGTGGGTGCTCGCATCGGGCCCGGGAAAGGAAGCCGCGCTCCGGGAATCACTCCAGCCCGAAGGCACAACGCCCCTGGCCCGGCTGATCCGGTTGCGTGAGCGCACCGCCGTCTTCACGGACATCGCCTGA